AAGATGCCCGCGTTCCTCTCCATGTCCATCTGGGCCCGCCTGAAGAGCTTCATCTGGGTTTCTTCAAtttggctctccagctcctgcaggctgAAGGGGGTCTTGGCCCCGCTCAGGAAGTGTTTGGGGCTGGGGCCGGGAAGGCACATGGCCGTGCTGCTGAGGTGGCTGCTCATCTCCTCCAGCGTGGGCGGCATCACGAAGCTGTTCTCTACGGGCGGGCCCCCGGGGGTGAAGAGCAGGCCGGCCGCCCGCCACGCCGCCGGCTTgcggccgcgccggggccgcgcaATGCGGCAGCTCTGGCGCTTGATGTGGCGGTGCAGGTGGTCGGAGCGGGTGAAGCTCTTGTAGCAGAACTCGCACTGGTAGGGCCGGATGCCCGTGTGGATGCGCATGTGGTTCTTCAGGTCGTAGTTGTGCACGAACTTGGCGTTGCAGTGGATGCAAAGGTAGGGCCGCTCCCCCGTGTGCTTCCGCATGTGGATTTTGAGCTTGTCCTGCCTGCAAAAGAAAAGGCGCTTGGTCAGCTGGTGTGGGCCGGGGGCAGGGTGGTTGGGATTGCTCTTGGGATCAGGGGAGGAGGTGATGGGAAGGTGGGGAGCTCATCCTGGGGCCTCTCCCAGTGTATGGATGGTCTTGCAGGCTGATGTTTGCATTCGCCTTCTCTTTCCTGGGCACCAAAACATCACACACAGAGCCCTCCCATGTCAGGAGTTTGCAGCCCATCCCAGAGTTCAAAACAGCTTAaattggagggaaaaaacccctggaaTAAACCCAAAACCCACAGAATCGTTAAGGCTGGAGAAGacctaagatcatcaagtccaatcatTCCCccagccaaggccaccactaacctgcgtccccaagtgccacatccacacggcttttaaatccctccagggatggggatttcactgctgccctgggcagctgtgccagggatggacaaccctttcagtgaagaaatttttcctgattttccaaGCTCAAgttcccctggcacaacttcagCCCGTTCCCTCTTGTTCTGTCCCTTGTTCTCTGGGAGAAGAGCCCGGCCCCCACCAGCCTTACAACCTCCTTCCATGTATTTGTAAACAGCAAGTATCTAAATATGGgaatatatctatatataacTAAATCTGGGATTATTAAATAAGTACAGCCCTATTCCAGCCTGCGAATAAGGAAATTAGTTGGGATTCGAGAGCCTGGCAACGTGGGACAATACCACTTAAATTCAGTCCCTCTTGGAGCCGATTATCCTCTCCTTTTATTCTTGCACTGACCACATGGTGTCTCAGGAGCTTTCTTATGGAGCAGGAGCATCACAGAGGGTGATGCTGCCAGAGGTGCAGCAGCCaggcactctgtacttccctgccaGGGTCCTCAAGGCCAGCACACATCCAGCCTCCCACACAGTCTGGAGAAGTTTTTTAAATCCAGCCACGGAATAGCATAATATCCATCCCAATGGCACttatttacaaatatatatgtatgtattttttaaggGGAACGTCTAAAAGcaagaatatttttccatgcTGGCGATCCAACCACTACGTTTTCCCCCAGTAAATGAATGTTTCCTTTCTCagccaaaaaagcaaaaaaaccaaaatcacagGTAAAGCATATGATTATAGAAAGTGAAGCTGACTATGGCTCAGCTGAGCTGAACACTGCTTCCTAGGTTGCACCAGTGAAGTTCAAGTAAAGAGCAAAGTGGGAAAATTTACattgttttccaaaattatttcagtatgaACCCTCCAACATGCTAGTATTGAGGCTAAAAATAATGCAGAACATGTGGAGTAATgtaattattaaatataaaatatatattatatattacaGATATGCCATATAAAACTATACtgtgtattttaatataaacaGTAAAGAATATAcaatttattattgttttaaaatataatcatattttaaattacatcaTATTAAGTATATATTACGATGTTTTAATTTATGTAACATAAAAACCACACTAACATTTGTTTCTTCAGGCAGGTCAAGCTCTCTAAACTTGCAAGGTGCTGCCTTTGAACTAGTTTTTGCCACCCAGCCCGTGTGCATATTGAAACAGTTTTTGGTGACAtgcccagcagcacaaaggCGTTGGCCATACCCTGAGGAatgcagccctgggctgggcatCCCTGCACACCAGTCCCTCAGGATCAAGGATGCAAAGGAGTATCCCTAGCAGGAGAGTCACTTCTTCACCAGACGATGCTTAATTGCCCTTGGGAGACTGATCCCAGCCTGGTCCTGCACCTACAGATTTTTTTAGGGAGACACCAAAAAAGGCATCTCTCAGGACCTGTGCCAAGCTCAGGGCAACTTCCCACTCTGGCATTTTTACAGATGGTGCTACCCCAGTGTTCTCACAAGGGTGCATTTcccctggaggggctggaatcAGCGCTCAGCAGcagacaaagcagcagcagcagggagaattCCTCCCTGAACGGAGAATCGCGGCGAAGCCGTGCGCGGGTGAACGCGGGGGCTCGTGCTGCAAAGCGGTGGGAAATGTTAATAAAAAGCAGAGCTGCCGGCCCCAcctataatttaatttaaacccCTATATGTAATGTTTAACCTAGCAGGATCGCTTTTCCTAATAAACACGCCGCGTGCCAGGACTGTATAATGTAAATACAGGCAAAGCTCTTTTCGGGCTATTACCCATCTCCGGCAGCAGACGGAGAGAAACCCAATCCTCCCTGCCCCGGCAGCATCTCCGGGGAATGCAAGGGAGGTTTGTGGCTCTGCCTGGAGCCTCTCAAGGGCTGGGGGGGCGAGGTGCTCTGTGGTGAAGCACCCCAGGGGGAATGTGGCACAGGCAACTCTGGGTTtgtgagctgggagctgggctggaggctCGCTCTGACGGAGACCCACGCTCCGTGTGTGTGAATAACCTTAATGCAATTGCATTAGGAGAGCGATTAGGGCTCTGTGAGCTGTCACAACACAAATAATAGGAACAAATAATGTTAACCTTTCTGGCTGGAACAGTATCTCCTTGAGTACTCTGGGGTTGTCTTGgtggaaaagctgaaatatttgcagCTTTCTCCAGTGTTCTGGCAGGGTAGAACAGCAGACTAGAAGCTGAGCAGCCtttgtttaaggaaaaaataattaatgagcTATTAAATGAAGTCCTGCTTCCTGCGATCAGAtgtccctgggcagcaggagtgGCAGATCCAGGTGCATGTGGGGTCCTTGCCCGGCGATGCGAGATCCCACTGATGTGAAGGGGAAAGGATCTGATGGGGAGGTTGGGGCACTCCTCACCCAGGAAAATATATCTTCTCTATTTCCCCAGTAGATTTTCTCCTCCACAGTTTCTTAACTGCAGAAATAAGGCAAAGGACTGATTCATACTGAAATTCCATTTGGGaacctctgcttccctgcaCCTTCACTCCCAGGGGACCCCAAGAGAGACCATATGAGCTTGCATCTCCCCAGTGAAGGCACCGTGGGTACAAGTACAAAGCTTTCATGAAGCATGGGACTCCCCCCTGAGAGCAAAACAAATAATGCAAGTGGCAGCACTGAGGAAATCCCGGTAGAAATCTCTTTCTACATCTCAATCAGTCCACTTTGcttaaaaatacactttctcCTGAAAGAGAGCTCTCACATCAGAGTAATGATGAGAACAGTTGAAAACACCctaacccaaacaaaaccaataagCTGCATGCTATTCAAAATCCTTTgaacacatttaaaaacaaatcagtaTTTCAAGATATCCACTTTGCTTAGGGtgttaaagaaggaaaagaccCTTCAGCacccttcagctctgcacagggtGACCCACAAGAACAGTTTTCATCAGTGATGCTGGGGGACTGCACTGTtgagcagccccagctttgtgatttttttccttggataaAGTCCCCCTACCCCTGTGCCCTGTATTGAGACGCTGCTGAGCACATGGGGGATGTCAAAACCAATGGGTTTAGTCCTACATTAGTAATGGATCATGCtagagcagctctgtgtggaGTTTTTAACTTCCACTATGCTGACACAGCCCATCTGGATTAGGGGTCAGTATCAGCatctctctgtgtctcagttTCCCCAAACTAAGTGAACAACACTGCCCTTGCCGTTGGGACTTTGTAAAGGTTTCTGGGAGCCCTCTGGGAGGGCTCAGCTCTATTATTCCTGTTACAGGGAAGTTGTCAGTGATGGATCTAGCCAGACCATTTCCTCATCAGCAATTagcacccacagcagcacacacaaGGGAGTGATAGGGACCACAGGATGGGGCTGGCCAGGCGTCCCTCCAGTCCCAGATGCCACCACGCTCACAGGGCTGAACCCACGCTGCAGAGACAACAGCCCAGTGCTAACCTGGGGAtgcagcaccagcaggagcCAGACCCAAATTCCTGCAGGCAGGAATGATCACCATGCAGTGGCCTCTCCCCTGCAAATACCAGAGTGAGCTGGCTCATGTCGCACATGCCCGCCCGAGGCACGATGCTCCCTGCATTATAATACAGCGTCTGCTGCGTTGATGGAGGGGAGCatggaaatttattttcaggTCAAATTCTCATCATCTGCATATCTTCCATTCGAGTATTATCATAgggacaggagaagaaaagacaggCTGAATGCAGGAGCACCCCAGGTGTCCGGCCATTGTCAGGAGCTCGCCTCTGCCTACTGTGAAGATTATTTTCCTCTGGTTTTCTCACCCTAGCTTAATAgggctctctctctctcatgcaGCCAGGAGCTGAAATACCATGCTCTTGTCAGAAAGCTTTATTATTATGGTAAAGATTGTTCTCATTAGATATTAATTATACTCAGCAAGAGCAGGTCCAGGAATCTATTTGTCTCTGCTCACCGATTAAATttgcccagctttgcagagcacAGTTGCAGGCTGGGACATTAGATCTGCACAGCTAAATACAACTTGGCAAGAgtagctgtggctgccccatccctggcagtgtccaaggccaggttggacagtggttgaagcaacctgggataggggaagctgtccctgcccatggcagcgggTGACACTGGATGAACTCTAAAactcctttccaacccaaaccattctatgattctatgagtcCAGTTtttccctcagcactgccaagtccaccaaaacatgtccccaggtgccacatctacacagcttttaaatccctccagggatggggactccaccactgccctgggcaggctgtTACAGTGCTCtacatgaagaaattttcccaatatccaatctaaacctcctctggtgaAGCTTGAGGatgtttccccttgtcctgtcatttgTAACTTTGGAGAAGAGACCGAGACCCCAGCTGCCCTACTAACACATAATAAttagggctgctccagccccagaaAGCCCAGATACTGTCATGTCCAAACATGTGCAATTTGGTTGTGGTCTACACTGATGCCAAAATGTGCAAACCCAAACTAAATACATCCTGTGGCTAAATGGCCCTCCCAGCTCCATGCATCTCTCAGCACATTAGAGATGAAGCCTCCTTGGCTGTTTGACCATCTGTTTTCCAGCTCACTCCGGTCCCACTGTGGTGAACTATGGTGGGGTTGAAAATATCCCGTTACTTATTTAAGCTTTTGTCCAGCGAGGGGATGGATCCAGTGAGTTGTGGATGTCATCCACAACCCACAAAAATCAGTAggttcattttcttcctccaccctccctttctccttttttttttttttttttttcctgaagggaTAGAGATCATGCCctgctttcttccctgtttttgtctgggggggaaaaaaaccctgatgtGTAGCTGAGAAATCAGTAATGTATTGTGATGTGGCCCTTCCAGCCACCACCCCACTCCCCACACACAGCAGAGGGGACCAACACACCTGGTAAAGCGAACTTCACAGATATTGCACATATAGGGCTTCTCCCCCGTGTGGGTCCTCATGTGCCTGGGCAGCTTGCCGGCTCCCATGATGACTTTGTTACAGATGGGACACTGCTGGGATGCCTTGGgcttcattttcctctcttcctccagGGGCCATGGGGGGAAAACTCCTCCAAACTGGGTAGCACTTAAGAAATTGAGATAAGCGCTATAGTCAGTCTCTGCCTTAATATGCCCtaagggagctgctggggtgtTGGCAAACATGTCCTTGAAGAAGTCATTAGGGAAAGGAGGCGGAGGCAGAGGCAggtcttccttctcctcctcttccttgaTCTTCCTCTTTTTGATCACCAAATCCAAAGGGCCATTGTCTACTTGCGGCTCTTCAAGCTGGGAGAAGGAGTTAAAGTCACCATTCCACAGATGGGGGAAGAAGCTGGGGGCGAAAGGAGATAGAACTGGCCTCCTTTCTGGGATGTTTGCCTTAGGGTACAAGTTTTCACTCAGCAAGGACTCGATGGAGAAGTCTCTTATCATGCCCAAGTGTCCAGAGGAGTTACTGGCTGGGAAGTGATTTGGAAAATCTTTAGGTGCTTCTGTGTAAGCTTCTTCAGTAAGATCGGACTCAGAAGGGCTTTGGTGGCAGCTTACTTCTTGTACATCAGTTAGGTTCTCCTGATTGACAAAATCTtccacttcctcctcctcctcttcctcctcatcttcatcttcgtCTTCATCATCATCGTCGTCCTCTTTGTCATCTTCCTCCTCGGCCTCTCTGTCGGGCTCCATGATTTCAAGGCATACGTTGATGATGCTCTGGATCTCCAGCATCTTGGCAGCGCTGAGGATGTGCTTGACGTTTGAGGTGGTGATGGTGAGGGTTGAGGTGTAGGCAAACTCGAGGATAGCAGAAAGTGCTTCAGGCTTGACAAAGTCAATCTCGTAAACATAGGGCTGGTCTGTTAAAGTGCCGGTAGTGAAGAGTTTTTTGAAGTACTtgctgcaggcagccaggacGGAGCGGTGGGTGCGGTACTCCTGGTCCTGGACGATGAGGATGACATCGCAGAGGAGCCCGTCATGCCTCTGCTCGTTTAAACCACACAGGACCTCAGTGCTGTGGTTCGGGAATGGGATCCCGATAAGATCTTCAATGCCATTGGCCATATTCTCATTTAGTGCCCTAGGacaaagcacagacagcagagtGTTAGCTGGGGATTCCCGGTCAATAATGCCAAAACGATGCTGCCTTCCCTCCTCTACCTCACCTGTCCTCACCACCTGCTTGCACTAAGCGTGTCCCTTGGCCACCTTCAGCTCCTtccagatcctctgtagctgaacctctgcttccctccaCATCTCTTCACCTCCTTCTTTGTCCTCATCCTTCTCGATTCCCACCCTACTCACCTTTTCAAAATCACCACGAGCTCCCTCTTCTGTTTCACACCTGTCCCCCAGCAGCCTTGTGCAATGACTCCCTCCCCATCACATTTCTTCCACATCCTCCTGGAGCCAGCATTGTTCCAGGCACATGTTGGATTCGTGAGCCAGGAGCTATGTGGGTAAAGTGGGATGCTGTATTGCTTCACACTGCCAAGAGCCAGCACCTACACTGCTTAAACCAGACAAGCCAGGGAGTGCCCATCTCATCTACGTGATTGTTTTTGGGACTGGTACAACTGGACATCCCAGATAGGAGGGTCAtggcttcctgctgcagcaggagagtgATCCTTATGCATCTTCAGTCCTGCTACTTCATGCCTGGAAGCTATGACATGTCACCTCACACAGGGACAAGCCATGTAGGAATGTCTCCCTGAgggatctgggaatggggaggaaAGCAAGGATTTGTGTCGCAGTGTGTATCTAAACACTCAGAGGAAGACAACCAGGTATCAAGGAGCTGGCCAGACACAGATTGTTGTCTGCTATCTCTTCCCATGAGCTGAGCTTTCTCCATTCCAAATCCTGCTTGGACTTGTCAGCAGGGTATCAAAATGCCCTGTGCATCTGGCAAACGTCTTCCCCGGCTAGAGCAGCTTTAGCTTCAAAGGAAACTCGGAAGCAAAAAGCCCACACCCAAGAGGAAAAcccgattttttttttttttttttaatctgtaagATGTTTCCTCTTTCACACGGCTCCAGCAGCCCTTCCACATGAGAAATcccaggaaaggaaagcaatttCCTCCAGCAGGTGACGAATACATTAATCCCCTCACAGACAGAATACATCAAACAGACAGAATAACTTTGAATACACTAACCCTTGGAAACTCCCAGGACACAGAGCATGTGTTCCTGCAGTGTCACCTTTACCTGGTGCAGGTAGACACTTGGTTCGCTGCCGAGGGACAGAGCAGTTCATCTCCAGGAGAACTCAGGGCACATGAAAGCACAACTG
This genomic stretch from Corvus hawaiiensis isolate bCorHaw1 chromosome Z, bCorHaw1.pri.cur, whole genome shotgun sequence harbors:
- the ZBTB7C gene encoding zinc finger and BTB domain-containing protein 7C isoform X1; this translates as MSRDHLTALSTFQDQALGDGQKSERSITILKQNQGYWALNENMANGIEDLIGIPFPNHSTEVLCGLNEQRHDGLLCDVILIVQDQEYRTHRSVLAACSKYFKKLFTTGTLTDQPYVYEIDFVKPEALSAILEFAYTSTLTITTSNVKHILSAAKMLEIQSIINVCLEIMEPDREAEEEDDKEDDDDDEDEDEDEEEEEEEEVEDFVNQENLTDVQEVSCHQSPSESDLTEEAYTEAPKDFPNHFPASNSSGHLGMIRDFSIESLLSENLYPKANIPERRPVLSPFAPSFFPHLWNGDFNSFSQLEEPQVDNGPLDLVIKKRKIKEEEEKEDLPLPPPPFPNDFFKDMFANTPAAPLGHIKAETDYSAYLNFLSATQFGGVFPPWPLEEERKMKPKASQQCPICNKVIMGAGKLPRHMRTHTGEKPYMCNICEVRFTRQDKLKIHMRKHTGERPYLCIHCNAKFVHNYDLKNHMRIHTGIRPYQCEFCYKSFTRSDHLHRHIKRQSCRIARPRRGRKPAAWRAAGLLFTPGGPPVENSFVMPPTLEEMSSHLSSTAMCLPGPSPKHFLSGAKTPFSLQELESQIEETQMKLFRRAQMDMERNAGIFAFALGHNENLAAQPFFPLPDPWSTGFSGLAGLGHVAPISEASN
- the ZBTB7C gene encoding zinc finger and BTB domain-containing protein 7C isoform X2; protein product: MANGIEDLIGIPFPNHSTEVLCGLNEQRHDGLLCDVILIVQDQEYRTHRSVLAACSKYFKKLFTTGTLTDQPYVYEIDFVKPEALSAILEFAYTSTLTITTSNVKHILSAAKMLEIQSIINVCLEIMEPDREAEEEDDKEDDDDDEDEDEDEEEEEEEEVEDFVNQENLTDVQEVSCHQSPSESDLTEEAYTEAPKDFPNHFPASNSSGHLGMIRDFSIESLLSENLYPKANIPERRPVLSPFAPSFFPHLWNGDFNSFSQLEEPQVDNGPLDLVIKKRKIKEEEEKEDLPLPPPPFPNDFFKDMFANTPAAPLGHIKAETDYSAYLNFLSATQFGGVFPPWPLEEERKMKPKASQQCPICNKVIMGAGKLPRHMRTHTGEKPYMCNICEVRFTRQDKLKIHMRKHTGERPYLCIHCNAKFVHNYDLKNHMRIHTGIRPYQCEFCYKSFTRSDHLHRHIKRQSCRIARPRRGRKPAAWRAAGLLFTPGGPPVENSFVMPPTLEEMSSHLSSTAMCLPGPSPKHFLSGAKTPFSLQELESQIEETQMKLFRRAQMDMERNAGIFAFALGHNENLAAQPFFPLPDPWSTGFSGLAGLGHVAPISEASN